The following are encoded together in the Peromyscus leucopus breed LL Stock chromosome 1, UCI_PerLeu_2.1, whole genome shotgun sequence genome:
- the LOC114681681 gene encoding zinc finger protein 382 isoform X5: protein MNCYSVPLQGSLSLKDVTVDFTQEEWQQLDPAQKALYRDVMLENYGHLISVGFHITKPDMIRKLEQGEELWTERMFPSQSYLEDEDVLVKFKDYQDKHSKSIVIINHKKLIKEKANIYGKTLIPGKNHIISKTLFEYKSDGKVLKNISEFINRDINPVRERFGDNGWEKSILNSKLEKTHPETTLHKQIERGLTLAQCQKVQMPEQPFECNGYDRSFLMRGMLLPSNRAHRGDGNFSYNKDEIAFLEKSDLGIHPHNLMEKKSSTYNKYGKFLYRKSVFIMQPRSQMEEKPFQCPYCGNSFRRKSYLIEHQRIHTGEKPYVCSQCGKAFRQKTALTLHEKTHIEGKPYLCVDCGKSFRQKATLTRHHKTHTGEKAYECTQCGSAFRKKSYLVDHQRTHTGEKPYQCTECGKAFIQKTTLTVHQRTHTGEKPYICSDCGKSFCQKTTLTLHQRIHTGEKPYICSDCGKSFRQKAILTVHYRIHTGEKSNGCPQCGKAFSRKSNLLRHQKTHTGEKPYECKECGKFFSCKSNLIAHQKTHGAENVRIQ, encoded by the exons GATTTCACATAACAAAGCCTGATATGATCCGCAAATTGGAACAAGGAGAAGAGCTATGGACAGAGAGAATGTTCCCAAGTCAAAGCTACCTAG AAGATGAAGATGTTTTGGTGAAGTTCAAAGACTACCAAGACAAGCATTCTAAATCCATTGTAATCATCAACCACAAGAAGCTAATTAAGGAGAAAGCCAATATTTATGGGAAAACTCTTATACCAGGCAAGAACCATATTATTTCCAAAACACTATTTGAATATAAATCTGATGGGaaagttttgaaaaatatttcagaatttatTAATAGAGATATAAACCCTGTAAGAGAGAGGTTCGGGGATAATGGATGGGAGAAATCAATCCTGAATTCCAAACTTGAGAAAACTCATCCGGAAACCACCCTCCATAAACAAATAGAAAGGGGTCTAACGCTGGCTCAATGCCAGAAGGTGCAGATGCCAGAGCAGCCTTTTGAATGTAACGGATATGACCGCTCCTTCCTTATGAGAGGAATGCTATTGCCAAGTAATAGAGCTCACAGAGGAGAcggaaacttcagctacaataaaGACGAAATTGCTTTTTTAGAAAAGTCAGACCTTGGTATTCATCCACATAATCTTATGGAAAAGAAATCCTCTACATACAACAAATATGGGAAATTCCTGTACAGAAAGTCAGTTTTTATTATGCAGCCCAGATCTCAAATGGAGGAGAAGCCCTTCCAGTGTCCTTACTGTGGGAACAGCTTTCGCAGGAAGTCCTACCTCATTGAGCATCAGCGGATCCACACAGGCGAGAAGCCCTATGTCTGCAGCCAGTGTGGAAAAGCCTTCCGTCAGAAGACAGCCCTGACGCTTCATGAAAAAACACATATAGAGGGGAAACCCTACCTTTGTGTGGACTGTGGGAAGTCCTTCCGCCAGAAGGCGACCCTCACCAGACACCACAAAACCCACACGGGGGAGAAAGCCTATGAGTGCACTCAGTGTGGAAGTGCCTTTAGAAAAAAGTCCTACCTCGTGGACCATCAGAGAACTCACACAGGGGAGAAACCGTATCAGTGCACAGAGTGTGGGAAGGCATTCATCCAGAAGACAACCCTCACTGTCCACCAGAGGACTCACACAGGAGAAAAGCCCTacatttgttctgactgtgggaaGTCCTTCTGCCAGAAAACAACTCTCACCCTCCACCAGAGAATCCACACCGGCGAGAAACCCTACATCTGTAGTGACTGTGGGAAGTCCTTCCGCCAGAAGGCGATCCTCACTGTTCACTACAGGATACATACAGGAGAAAAGTCCAACGGCTGTCCCCAGTGCGGGAAAGCCTTCAGTAGGAAATCAAACCTCCTTCGCCATCAGAAAACTCACacaggagaaaaaccctatgagtGTAAGGAGTGTGGGAAATTCTTCAGCTGTAAGTCAAACCTCATCGCCCACCAGAAAACTCACGGGGCAGAAAACGTGAGAATTCAGTGA
- the LOC114681681 gene encoding zinc finger protein 567 isoform X6, with protein sequence MQPRSQMEEKPFQCPYCGNSFRRKSYLIEHQRIHTGEKPYVCSQCGKAFRQKTALTLHEKTHIEGKPYLCVDCGKSFRQKATLTRHHKTHTGEKAYECTQCGSAFRKKSYLVDHQRTHTGEKPYQCTECGKAFIQKTTLTVHQRTHTGEKPYICSDCGKSFCQKTTLTLHQRIHTGEKPYICSDCGKSFRQKAILTVHYRIHTGEKSNGCPQCGKAFSRKSNLLRHQKTHTGEKPYECKECGKFFSCKSYLIDHQRTHTGEKPFVCNECGKSFRLKTALTDHQRTHTGEKSYECPQCKNAFRLKSHLIRHQRTHTGEKPYECHDCGKSFRQKTTLSLHQRIHTGEKPYICKECGKSFHQKANLTVHQRTHTGEKPYICKECGKSFSQKTTLALHEKTHNEEKPYLCNECGKSFRQKTTLVAHQRTHTGEKSYECPRCGKAFRMKSYLIDHHRTHTGEKPYECNECGKSFSQKTNLNLHQRIHTGEKPYVCNECGKSFRQKATLTVHQKIHTGQKSYECPQCGKAFSRKSYLIHHQRTHTGEKPYKCNECGKCFRQKTNLIVHQRTHTGEKPYVCKDCGKSFSYKRNLIVHQRVHRENMEIE encoded by the exons ATGCAGCCCAGATCTCAAATGGAGGAGAAGCCCTTCCAGTGTCCTTACTGTGGGAACAGCTTTCGCAGGAAGTCCTACCTCATTGAGCATCAGCGGATCCACACAGGCGAGAAGCCCTATGTCTGCAGCCAGTGTGGAAAAGCCTTCCGTCAGAAGACAGCCCTGACGCTTCATGAAAAAACACATATAGAGGGGAAACCCTACCTTTGTGTGGACTGTGGGAAGTCCTTCCGCCAGAAGGCGACCCTCACCAGACACCACAAAACCCACACGGGGGAGAAAGCCTATGAGTGCACTCAGTGTGGAAGTGCCTTTAGAAAAAAGTCCTACCTCGTGGACCATCAGAGAACTCACACAGGGGAGAAACCGTATCAGTGCACAGAGTGTGGGAAGGCATTCATCCAGAAGACAACCCTCACTGTCCACCAGAGGACTCACACAGGAGAAAAGCCCTacatttgttctgactgtgggaaGTCCTTCTGCCAGAAAACAACTCTCACCCTCCACCAGAGAATCCACACCGGCGAGAAACCCTACATCTGTAGTGACTGTGGGAAGTCCTTCCGCCAGAAGGCGATCCTCACTGTTCACTACAGGATACATACAGGAGAAAAGTCCAACGGCTGTCCCCAGTGCGGGAAAGCCTTCAGTAGGAAATCAAACCTCCTTCGCCATCAGAAAACTCACacaggagaaaaaccctatgagtGTAAGGAGTGTGGGAAATTCTTCAGCTGTAA GTCATATCTCATTGACCATCAGAGAACTCACACAGGAGAAAAACCCTTTGTTTGTAATGAGTGTGGTAAGTCCTTCCGCCTAAAGACAGCCCTCACTGAtcaccagagaacacacacaggagagaagtCATATGAATGTCCACAGTGTAAGAATGCCTTCAGATTGAAGTCCCACCTTATTCGTCATCAGAGAACTCACACGGGAGAAAAGCCATATGAGTGTCATGACTGTGGGAAGTCTTTCCGTCAAAAGACAACGCTCTCCctccatcagagaattcatacaggggAGAAACCCTATATTTGTAAAGAATGTGGGAAATCTTTCCACCAGAAAGCAAACCTCACTGTCCACCAGAGGACTCATACAGGGGAGAAGCCCTATATTTGTAAGGAATGTGGGAAATCATTCTCCCAGAAAACAACACTTGCTCTTCATGAGAAAACTCATAACGAGGAGAAGCCCTATCTGTGTAACGAATGTGGAAAGTCCTTCCGCCAGAAAACGACTCTTGTGGCCCATCAGAGGACGCATACAGGGGAGAAGTCTTATGAATGTCCTCGTTGTGGGAAGGCCTTTAGAATGAAGTCCTACCTCATTGATCATCACAGAactcacacaggagagaaaccatatgaatGTAACGAGTGTGGGAAATCATTCAGTCAAAAGACAAATCTCAATCTACACCAGAGGattcatactggggagaaaccctaTGTTTGTAATGAGTGTGGGAAGAGCTTTCGCCAAAAAGCAACCCTCACTGTACATCAGAAAATACACACAGGGCAGAAGTCCTATGAGTGCCCTCAGTGTGGGAAAGCTTTTAGCAGGAAGTCTTACCTCATTCATCATCAAAGAactcatacaggagagaaaccctataaatgcaATGAATGTGGAAAGTGCTTCCGTCAAAAAACAAATCTCATTGTTCATCAAAGAACTCACACAGGGGAGAAACCCTATGTGTGTAAGGACTGTGGCAAGTCCTTTAGTTataagaggaacctcattgtccatCAAAGGGTTCATAGAGAAAATATggaaatagaataa
- the Znf146 gene encoding zinc finger protein OZF, protein MSHLSQQRILSGGSPFACKVCGKLFSHKSNLTEHEHFHNREKPFECNECGKAFSQKQYVIKHQNTHTGEKLFECNDCGKSFSQKENLLTHQKIHTGEKPFECKDCGKAFIQKSNLIRHQRTHTGEKPFICKECGKTFSGKSNLTEHEKIHIGEKPFKCNECGTAFGQKKYLIKHQNIHTGEKPYECNECGKAFSQRTSLIVHVRIHSGDKPYECNVCGKAFSQSSSLTVHVRSHTGEKPYGCNECGKAFSQFSTLALHLRIHTGKKPYQCSECGKAFSQKSHHIRHQKIHTH, encoded by the coding sequence ATGTCACACCTCAGTCAACAGAGAATTTTAAGTGGGGGAAGCCCCTTTGCCTGTAAGGTATGTGGGAAACTCTTCAGCCACAAATCAAATCTTACAGAGCATGAGCACTTTCATAATAGAGAGAAGCCTtttgaatgtaatgaatgtggaaaagcctttaGCCAAAAGCAATATGTCATTAAGCATCAGAAcactcacactggagagaagcttTTTGAGTGTAATGATTGTGGAAAGTCCTTTAGCCAGAAGGAAAATTTGCTGACCCATCAGaaaattcacactggagagaaaccttttGAATGCAAAGATTGTGGGAAAGCTTTCATTCAGAAGTCAAACCTCATCAGACATCAGAGAActcacacaggagagaagcccTTCATATGTAAGGAGTGTGGGAAAACCTTTAGTGGCAAATCAAACCTTACTGAGCATGAGAAAATTCACATTGGTGAGAAACCCtttaaatgtaatgaatgtggaaCAGCTTTTGGCCAGAAAAAGTACCTCATAAAGCATCAAAacattcacactggagagaaaccctatgaatgcaatgaatgtggaaaagccttctCTCAGCGAACATCACTTATTGTGCATGTGAGAATTCATTCAGGTGATAAACCTTATGAATGCAATGTATGTGGAAAAGCTTTCTCTCAGAGTTCATCTCTAACAGTGCATGTGAGGAGCCATACAGGTGAGAAACCCTATGGTTGTAATGAATGTGGGaaggccttttctcagttctcaACCCTGGCCCTACATTTGAGAATACACACAGGTAAAAAGCCTTATCAGTGTAGTGAGTGTGGGAAGGCTTTCAGCCAGAAGTCACATCATATTAGACACCAGAAAATCCATACTCATTAA
- the LOC114681681 gene encoding zinc finger protein 567 isoform X1: MAQGSLSLKDVTVDFSQEEWQQLDPAQKTLCMDVMLENYGHLISVGCDVSKPDVILRLERGEEPWTSFAGHVCLEENWRSSEFLMKFKEHQDKYSRSFVYINYKELTKKKSNMYQKTFTLMNSPINSKDLPPEYDTHGNILENVSELINSNLSPARKRFNEYDGYLKSCPNSMQDMGHPEIKFHTQSAKACSHSDVLVQHEKIGTPAQSFGYNDCEKPFLRKGSSNTQNRAYRGENPSIYNKKKRATNTEKNHICTECGKSFCRKSVLILHLAIHTEEKPYQCHQCGNAFRRRSYLIDHQRTHTGEKPFVCNECGKSFRLKTALTDHQRTHTGEKSYECPQCKNAFRLKSHLIRHQRTHTGEKPYECHDCGKSFRQKTTLSLHQRIHTGEKPYICKECGKSFHQKANLTVHQRTHTGEKPYICKECGKSFSQKTTLALHEKTHNEEKPYLCNECGKSFRQKTTLVAHQRTHTGEKSYECPRCGKAFRMKSYLIDHHRTHTGEKPYECNECGKSFSQKTNLNLHQRIHTGEKPYVCNECGKSFRQKATLTVHQKIHTGQKSYECPQCGKAFSRKSYLIHHQRTHTGEKPYKCNECGKCFRQKTNLIVHQRTHTGEKPYVCKDCGKSFSYKRNLIVHQRVHRENMEIE; encoded by the exons ATGGCTCAG GGGTCCCTGTCACTCAAGGATGTGACTGTGGACTTCAGTCAGGAGGAGTGGCAGCAGCTGGATCCTGCTCAGAAGACCCTGTGTATGGATGTGATGCTGGAAAACTATGGCCACCTCATCTCCGTAG GGTGTGACGTGTCTAAACCCGATGTCATCCTCAGattggagagaggggaagaaccATGGACATCATTTGCAGGTCATGTCTGCTTAG AAGAAAACTGGAGATCAAGtgagtttttaatgaaattcaagGAACACCAAGATAAGTATTCTAGATCATTTGTATATATTAACTATAAAGAACTAACTAAAAAGAAGAGTAATATGTATCAAAAGACATTTACCCTAATGAACAGTCCTATTAATTCCAAAGATCTACCTCCTGAATATGACACTCAtggaaatattttagaaaatgtgtcGGAATTAATTAACAGTAATCTAAGTCCTGCAAGAAAGAGATTTAATGAGTATGATGGATATTTGAAATCATGCCCAAATTCCATGCAAGACATGGGACATCCTGAAATCAAGTTCCATACTCAAAGTGCCAAGGCTTGCAGTCACAGTGATGTACTGGTACAACATGAGAAAATAGGAACTCCAGCACAGTCATTTGGATATAACGACTGTGAGAAGCCATTTCTTAGGAAGGGAAGCTCAAATACACAAAATAGAGCATACAGAGGGGAAAATCCATCCatatataacaaaaagaaaagagcaacaaatactgaaaaaaatcatatatgCACAGAATGTGGGAAGTCCTTCTGCAGGAAGTCAGTGTTGATTCTGCATCTGGCGATTCACACAGAGGAAAAGCCTTATCAGTGTCATCAGTGTGGAAATGCATTTAGAAGGAGGTCATATCTCATTGACCATCAGAGAACTCACACAGGAGAAAAACCCTTTGTTTGTAATGAGTGTGGTAAGTCCTTCCGCCTAAAGACAGCCCTCACTGAtcaccagagaacacacacaggagagaagtCATATGAATGTCCACAGTGTAAGAATGCCTTCAGATTGAAGTCCCACCTTATTCGTCATCAGAGAACTCACACGGGAGAAAAGCCATATGAGTGTCATGACTGTGGGAAGTCTTTCCGTCAAAAGACAACGCTCTCCctccatcagagaattcatacaggggAGAAACCCTATATTTGTAAAGAATGTGGGAAATCTTTCCACCAGAAAGCAAACCTCACTGTCCACCAGAGGACTCATACAGGGGAGAAGCCCTATATTTGTAAGGAATGTGGGAAATCATTCTCCCAGAAAACAACACTTGCTCTTCATGAGAAAACTCATAACGAGGAGAAGCCCTATCTGTGTAACGAATGTGGAAAGTCCTTCCGCCAGAAAACGACTCTTGTGGCCCATCAGAGGACGCATACAGGGGAGAAGTCTTATGAATGTCCTCGTTGTGGGAAGGCCTTTAGAATGAAGTCCTACCTCATTGATCATCACAGAactcacacaggagagaaaccatatgaatGTAACGAGTGTGGGAAATCATTCAGTCAAAAGACAAATCTCAATCTACACCAGAGGattcatactggggagaaaccctaTGTTTGTAATGAGTGTGGGAAGAGCTTTCGCCAAAAAGCAACCCTCACTGTACATCAGAAAATACACACAGGGCAGAAGTCCTATGAGTGCCCTCAGTGTGGGAAAGCTTTTAGCAGGAAGTCTTACCTCATTCATCATCAAAGAactcatacaggagagaaaccctataaatgcaATGAATGTGGAAAGTGCTTCCGTCAAAAAACAAATCTCATTGTTCATCAAAGAACTCACACAGGGGAGAAACCCTATGTGTGTAAGGACTGTGGCAAGTCCTTTAGTTataagaggaacctcattgtccatCAAAGGGTTCATAGAGAAAATATggaaatagaataa